In Levilactobacillus brevis, the genomic window ACGCCAGTTGGTATTTTGCACCAGAATGGCGCCCAACATGATCTCTACCGGCGTCTCGGCCCATGGCGTTCCCGGTCGTAACCACGGTTGTGGCCCCATCTCCTTGGCCATCGTGCGATATAGTTCTTCTAGTGTCACGTGCGCTACCTCCTCGCGGATCATTGCAATCCTTTCTATTCTAACGAACCTGCCCAGTCGACACCAGCGCTGGGACTCAAAAAGAGCTTGGATGCACCACCCAAGCTCCCGCTAATTCTAAAAATTTGAAACGTGCAACGAACTACCATAACCGTGATGCGTTGACGCTTAAACCCGCTTGATGACCAGGCGAATGTCTGCATCGCCTTCGGGGTTCAGTTCTTCTTTGTAGTCGAAGTTAGCACTCTTGAAATACTTCTTGATTTCGTCGTTTAACTCCTCAACAGGCCGAACGTCCTTGTCTTGTCGTTGTAATAAAAGCGTGTATTCCTTTGAATCCTCATCGACGTTTTCAAAGCTGTAAAGAATCGCTTCGGAATTCAAAATTTCTTGAATCACTTGCCGTTCTGTCATCATGTTTACCTCGCTTTATTTTTTTGTCTACTATTCTATTGTAGGTTTATTCAAAAAAATTGTGAACTATTTTGTCAAAATATATTTCGTCAGACTTCCCAGCCGGCGGTCAAGGCGTCACCAGTCTCGTCCCACCGCTGACGGCCACCCCACCATTGAGGACAGCTTGGCTGGTAAATCGGCGTGACAATCCGCCACCATCATGGGTATACTAAGCAGTATCATGGTTGCTTATGCTCCGTGACGACGACCAGAATCTGTCGATTGAACTGAAAGGAAGCGACGCTATGCGCCCACGAATTGCACTCCCCGCCGACACGCTCGACGAAGCGACAAACATTATTAACGAACGAAACGCAGCCTTTGCGCCCCGCCCTGCCGTCGAAGCCATCGTTAAGGCGGGCGGACTCCCAATTATTCTCCCGAGCGTTGACCCTACCGACGTGGCAGACTACTTGCCGTTATTCGACGGTGTGGCCTTCCTCGGTGGTGCCGACGTCGACCCCACCTTTTTCAATGAGGAGCCCCACCTGCGCCTGGGAAAGACCTACCGCAAGCGCGACCTCTTCGAAGTGGAACTGCTCAAGCAGTCAGTCGCCAGCGGCAAAGCCATTCTGGGCATCTGCCGCGGCCTACAACTGATCAATGTGGGCTTGGGCGGCACACTCTATCAGGATCTGAGTGAAGATCCCGATGCTCAGATCAAGCACAGTCAGGCCGCCATGGGCAATCAGCCCAGCCACCACGTGACCGTGCGTCCCGGTAGCATGCTTAGTCCCCTGGTCGGCGAACGGCCGTACGTCAACTCGCGGCACCATCAGGCCGTTAAGGACGTGGCACCCAGTCTCCAGGTAACGGCAACCGCCGATGACCACGTGATTGAGGCCCTTGAGTCCCCGGACAGTGACCAGATTCTGGCCGTTCAGTGGCATCCCGAGAATATGTACAAGCACCACAGCGAGTCACGGCGGATCTTCGAGAACTTTGTCCAGCGCGCGGCCAAGCGAACGAAAACTTTGTGAAAATAACTTCCCATCGCGGCCAAATTAAACTACACTAGATAATGGACTGAAGAAAGCAGGTGACGATTAGTGGCAAAGATGAAAGATTTTGGACAACGCATGCGCTTTTTGGTGTTCTCCATTTTTCTGAACTCCGCCGCTAACGCCCTCACCATCTCCACCAACCTCGGGAGTGCTGTCTGGACCGGGTCGTCTGTAAACTTGTCGAATTGGATTCACGTCCCACTGGGTACGACCCTATTTGGTTACGGTATCGTGGTTACCATCATGAACCAATTGTTCTTAGGCCACTTTGACCGTAAACGCTTCGTATCCAACCTGCTCTACATCATCCCCTTCAGTTACTTGGTCGAATGGATCGGCTACTTCTGGAACTGGATTGGCGTGAACACGCTGAGTCTGACCGGTCGTGTCATCGTCGACATCATCGGCCTGTTCGGGGTGGCGGCCGCCGTGTCTATTTATCAGCGTTGCAATATCATTATGCATCCCAACGATGACTTGGCTTACATCTTACGGTTCCGCTTTCTAAGGGGCTCCGCCGTCGTTGCCCAGTGGGCCAGTTACATTCCACCGGTTACGATTATCGTGCTGTCCTACATTTTTACGGGGCAGCTCCACGCCATTGGATTCGGAACGGTGCTGGCGCTGGTGGCTCAAGGCGCCGTCATGGGTTGGTCGGATTATCACGTCTTCCCGCAGTTGAAACACCACGTGGATGTTTAAAATTTAAAAATATTTTGATCACGAAACGCGACTGATTTTTTAAATCGGCCGCGCTTTTTTCATCCGTCCATTTAGGCGTGGGCTAACTTTTTCGTCTTCCCCCTTAACCTTATCTTGTTGCAACGACCAGTCTCGCTAAAGTTGATACCACTGGACTTGGACACTGATTTTTTCGAGGACTTGGCCCCCTTTAAACGTTTTTTAACATATTTATCGCCCGATTACCACAAGTTAGTTATCCTGAGCAACCAACATTTTTCAGCAAATATACGTTTATTCAAATAATATCAGTCCGCTTACATTGTTGATACAACAACATTAGCGGGTATTAATATAATTATAATTATGTTATACTGCTCTCTAATGAGTAAGCAAAAAGTATAAGGGGTGAGCTAAATGCTTAAAACAACACGAACACTTGTAACCGCCTGTCTAGCATTGATTCTCTTTGGGGGAGTCGTCAGTCCCAGTGCGGTTTATGCCGATAACTCTTCAACGGCGACAACAGCTACCGCGGCCACGACTAAGGCCAGCGACAGCGAGACAACGGCGCCTACGATTAGCTCGGTTGAGATGCCATACACCTTATTTAGCGACAAAAGTGGGCTTAACAAGGTATATACGTATCCCAAGGCACCAACCGTCTTAACCGCCGATCAAATCAATGACGACGCTTACATGGCCAAGCTGATTAAGGAAACTCCAGCTCTGGCAAACTTGCGAGATACGCTTCAAGCTATGGTTGCAGATGGGGCCAACCACAATTTAAAACAGAGCTATCTTGACATGGCCTATTCAAGTGATGAGAATGAATACACCAAAGCAGAGGTAGCGGAGATATCAGCCACTAGCATTTATAATATAGCTTGGTTAATCAGTCGAATGGCGCAGATTGATCTCCATCAACGGACTTTTGAACAGGTACAGACGGAATATCATGATTCCCTATATCTCAAACTCACCAAATATCCCGCGACAGCTTCCATACTTCAGATGTCGAACCCACTATTTGAAAATGAAGAAAATTACAATAATAGATGGAAACTAATCTACGAATCCTTCATGAACTCGGGCTCGTTCGCAGGTTACTCCGAACAAGAACTCAGTAGTCTGGATCCCGATGCCTCTTACCGCCAGACGGTCGCTATCATCAACAAGCCGATGTCCGATTTCTTCAAAAAACAAGCTGACGGCACTTACCAAATCGACGGTTTATTCTTAAACAACCTTATGGCATACAGCTTCTGGTATGAAGATAAGCCTGCCATCCCAGATCCCTTGCCCACACCACAGACTAGCCAGCCGGTAACGGTCCACTACGTCGATGACCAGGGGAAGACGTTGAAGCCTGACAAGACCTTGACCGGCGAGCTGGGGACGACCTACACCGCCACGCCACTCGATATTGAGGGGTATCAGTTATCCCAGACGACTGGCGAAGAGACCGGCACGTTCAGTAGTACGGCGAAGTCCGTGACCTACACCTACTCACCCGTTACGACAACCGGTGGTGCAGCCGATACCATTGCGCCCGAGGGGTCCGTCATCTATACCACTAAGAAGATTGGTCTCTACAAGAACGCCACCTTTACCAACCAGGCCCGCAAGCAATGGTACGCTAAGAAATCCCGAATTAATCGGCCAATGTTTGTCGTCACAGGCTACGCTAAATCCAAGAACGGGGTTGAACGCTACCACGTAAAGGACGTTAACCACCACAGTAAGACGGCTGGCCAGACCGGCTACGTCACGGCAAATGCCAAGTATACCAGTCGGGTTTACTACGCGACTAAGCAGAAGACCATTACGGTGATTAATCCCAAGGGGATCAACGCCTATGGCAAGAAGAATCTGACTAACAAGAAGGCCCACTACCGCCAAGGTCAAGTTCTGAAGGTCAAGAAGATTGTCAAACAAAACCTGACAACGCGTTTCGTCCTCAACAACGGGCGCTACATCACCGCCAACAAGCTACTGGTAAAGACGGGCAAACAGGCCCTACCTAAACGCATTCAGGCCAAGACCGCGCTGAATCGCTATAACAACGTAAACCTAACCAAGCAGAATAGACATTACACTAAGAAGACTCACGCAACCTTTAAGATAAAGGGCTGGGATTACTCTAACGCCAACGATTTCAGTAAGGGCGATACCCTGCGCTACCAGATAGCCGGGGGTTACATCACCGGTAATCGGCAGTTTGTTTCCGTCTTTGACTAAATTTAAACCGCTCTCCTGAAAATTGGGAGGGCGGTTTTTATATCCATACCGGCATTGACGCTGACCGCTCCCGTTTAACCCCCAAAAAAGGGGCGCTACCAGTCAACAACTGATAACACCCCTCCGCACATTTATACCAACTCACCCGTTAGAATAAACTGCTTAATCTCTTTAAAGGTTTTCTTCGACTCCGGTAAGTCCGGCCATAAGATATAATCATGCAACATAGACTTCATGGCGTGCGCCGTAAATGGCGTACCATCGGCGTCCGCTAGTTTCTGCAGCAGTCGCTGATCGTCGGCCCACAGCAATTCGTTGGTCCCATAGTACACCATGATGGGGCCCAGATTGTCAAAATTCCCATAGATGGGACTCACGACCGGATCGGTCACGGGCCGGTCACCAGCGTATTGATAGCCAATCTTCTTCAAGGTGGCCAACGTCAGGAACGGATCATGTTTAGCCGCGACATTGAGGTCGGGATTCATCATGCTTAGGTCGGTCCACGGTGAGATGAGAACCGTCCCCGCTGGCAATGTTTTTTGTTGTTCCTGCAACTGCTGAAGCACGGTCAACGCCAGGCCACCACCGGCCGAATCCCCCATCAAGAAGAATTGATCGTCCGGATACTGGGCCCGCAAATAATCATACGCATTCAACGCGAAGGACACGGTTTGGTCCACCGTGGCTTCGGGCACCAGAGGATAATCCACGTAAGATACGCGCAGATTGGCCTGTTGAACCAGGGCCACCATTAATTTACGATGGCCAATCGTCCCCTGCATGGTGTAGGCACCACCGTGCAAGAGAATCACGTGTTGGGGCAATGGCGCGCCGGAACCCGCAGTCAGAATTCGGCCCCCGAAAACCTCGCGTTCCTTCGTCACCACGGACTCGGGAAACTTCTGCGGGATCACGGCTTGATTCTGCCGACTAGGTTGTAAAAATGCTTGCTGCATCTGCTGTTTGAGCTGACTATGCTGGGTCTTGAAAAGTAACCATTTCCCACGCAAACTCACGACTATCACCCTATCTTTTTGCCTTCACCAGTCTCTTTCTCTCGTGTTTCTACCCTGATGCCAGTATACAGCGTTTGACGAAAAAACGCCCCCCTCAGAATCAATTACTAGGTAATTTTCGCAAAAACCGTTAGAATAGAACGCGTAGCAACTGATAGGAAAGGGTGGAAAATTAATGACAAACAACCGAATTTTAGCCGTGACAGGTGGCCACAACTTCAGAGAACTCGGGGGTTACCCCACGGTTGATGGGCACACCGTTAAATGGCGTAAACTGATTCGGACTGCCGGTTTGGCCAACCTCACCCCCGCTGATCAGCAGCATCTCAGTGACTATGGTGTCGTGGCGGATGTGGACTTCCGATCCAAGGACGAACAAGCCCAAGCCCCCGACAAGGTTCCAGCCGGCGTCAAATATCATTTTCTCCCCGTCTTTCCGGCCGACGACGAGACCGACGCTTCGGCCTCGCAGATTCAACTGGCCCAGCGTTTCTCGAAAGATGACCAATCCGGCTACCGACACATGCTGGATGTTTACCGGCAGATGATGACATTGCGGTCCGCTCAGGTCGCCTACCACGATTTCTTTGACACGCTACTGGCCAATGACCAGCCCAACCAGTCCGTCTTGTTTCACTGTACGGCGGGCAAGGACCGGACTGGGATGGGCGCCTACTTTGCGTTAAGTGCGCTGGGCGTTGATCCCCAGATTATCCGCGAAGATTACCTGCTCACCAACAAGGTTATTGCCCCCCGCATTGCGCAGCAGAGCGCCGACGCCAAGCAACGCGGACTAGGCGACATCTTCGTCACCAACATGCGGGCTTTGTACACCGTTAACGCCGACTACTTCGACGCGGCGACTAAGATCGTCAACACCCAGTATGGCGGCGCCCAGGATTACTTGCGCGACGTTCTCGGTCTGTCCAATCGCGACATTACCGATTTGAAACGCCTCTATCTCGACTAACTCACGGCCAGACTAACTGTAACTTGGTTAGTCTGGTTTTTCACCCCAGAAAGGACTTGATTGATTGAAGAAGAAAACGTTGACTTGGACCCTCCCATTGGCAGGGATTGCGGCGACGTCACTGATTGCGAGCGAACACCTTTTTAATTTCGCGTTTAAGCGGGTCAATTACGTCCCCGAAACCTCGGCGGATAAGCAGAAATACGCCGATGCCTACTACGCCTACGTGGATTGGTACAAGGCCATCCCCAAGGAGAAATGGTATCTCCACGAACACGACCCCAACAACCGGATGGTGGCGGAGTACATTCCTGCCGAGACGCCGAGCACCCGAACCGTGATTATCTCCCACGGCTACAAGGGTAACGGCGAGACCATGGCCAACTTTGTTCAGATGTATCACCGCCTGGGCTTCAACGTCTTGTTACCAGATGACCGGGGCCACGGCGAGAGTGCCGGCAAGTACATTAGCTTCGGCTGGCTCGATCGCTTGGACTATTTACAGTGGATTCAGCA contains:
- a CDS encoding gamma-glutamyl-gamma-aminobutyrate hydrolase family protein, translating into MRPRIALPADTLDEATNIINERNAAFAPRPAVEAIVKAGGLPIILPSVDPTDVADYLPLFDGVAFLGGADVDPTFFNEEPHLRLGKTYRKRDLFEVELLKQSVASGKAILGICRGLQLINVGLGGTLYQDLSEDPDAQIKHSQAAMGNQPSHHVTVRPGSMLSPLVGERPYVNSRHHQAVKDVAPSLQVTATADDHVIEALESPDSDQILAVQWHPENMYKHHSESRRIFENFVQRAAKRTKTL
- a CDS encoding MucBP domain-containing protein translates to MLKTTRTLVTACLALILFGGVVSPSAVYADNSSTATTATAATTKASDSETTAPTISSVEMPYTLFSDKSGLNKVYTYPKAPTVLTADQINDDAYMAKLIKETPALANLRDTLQAMVADGANHNLKQSYLDMAYSSDENEYTKAEVAEISATSIYNIAWLISRMAQIDLHQRTFEQVQTEYHDSLYLKLTKYPATASILQMSNPLFENEENYNNRWKLIYESFMNSGSFAGYSEQELSSLDPDASYRQTVAIINKPMSDFFKKQADGTYQIDGLFLNNLMAYSFWYEDKPAIPDPLPTPQTSQPVTVHYVDDQGKTLKPDKTLTGELGTTYTATPLDIEGYQLSQTTGEETGTFSSTAKSVTYTYSPVTTTGGAADTIAPEGSVIYTTKKIGLYKNATFTNQARKQWYAKKSRINRPMFVVTGYAKSKNGVERYHVKDVNHHSKTAGQTGYVTANAKYTSRVYYATKQKTITVINPKGINAYGKKNLTNKKAHYRQGQVLKVKKIVKQNLTTRFVLNNGRYITANKLLVKTGKQALPKRIQAKTALNRYNNVNLTKQNRHYTKKTHATFKIKGWDYSNANDFSKGDTLRYQIAGGYITGNRQFVSVFD
- a CDS encoding alpha/beta hydrolase, with the translated sequence MSLRGKWLLFKTQHSQLKQQMQQAFLQPSRQNQAVIPQKFPESVVTKEREVFGGRILTAGSGAPLPQHVILLHGGAYTMQGTIGHRKLMVALVQQANLRVSYVDYPLVPEATVDQTVSFALNAYDYLRAQYPDDQFFLMGDSAGGGLALTVLQQLQEQQKTLPAGTVLISPWTDLSMMNPDLNVAAKHDPFLTLATLKKIGYQYAGDRPVTDPVVSPIYGNFDNLGPIMVYYGTNELLWADDQRLLQKLADADGTPFTAHAMKSMLHDYILWPDLPESKKTFKEIKQFILTGELV
- a CDS encoding tyrosine-protein phosphatase, which produces MTNNRILAVTGGHNFRELGGYPTVDGHTVKWRKLIRTAGLANLTPADQQHLSDYGVVADVDFRSKDEQAQAPDKVPAGVKYHFLPVFPADDETDASASQIQLAQRFSKDDQSGYRHMLDVYRQMMTLRSAQVAYHDFFDTLLANDQPNQSVLFHCTAGKDRTGMGAYFALSALGVDPQIIREDYLLTNKVIAPRIAQQSADAKQRGLGDIFVTNMRALYTVNADYFDAATKIVNTQYGGAQDYLRDVLGLSNRDITDLKRLYLD